A genomic region of Solanum dulcamara chromosome 2, daSolDulc1.2, whole genome shotgun sequence contains the following coding sequences:
- the LOC129870216 gene encoding agamous-like MADS-box protein AGL92, with the protein MNGKEVCWTTRNLDEGKRKKILAERLASLCKKAHELTILCDVKVSIISFTPGETDIFAWPSLDEANDIVNSYLACPEKQRKYKLVEHEAYLQAIVNDREEDIRKLEQMVEEKKMENLFNQLVEGRKRFDDFNVRDIKCLLKLFVVKRAELDQRKIQLRENIANEIGANDSNAREENDGHP; encoded by the coding sequence atgaatggaAAGGAGGTATGTTGGACCACAAGAAATCTTGATGagggaaagagaaaaaaaattctagCGGAAAGATTAGCATCATTGTGTAAGAAAGCACATGAATTGACTATTCTATGTGATGTAAAAGTTAGTATAATTTCTTTTACTCCCGGAGAAACTGATATTTTTGCTTGGCCATCATTAGATGAGGCTAATGACATAGTAAATAGTTATTTAGCTTGCCCAGAGAAGCAAAGAAAATACAAGTTAGTTGAACATGAAGCCTATCTGCAAGCTATAGTGAATGATCGGGAAGAAGATATCAGAAAATTAGAGCAAATGGTTGAGGAGAAGAAAATGGAGAACCTCTTCAACCAACTTGTTGAGGGAAGGAAAAGGTTCGATGACTTTAATGTAAGAGACATTAAATGTTTGCTAAAGTTATTTGTTGTAAAGAGGGCTGAACTTGACCAAAGGAAGATACAACTTAGGGAAAATATTGCAAACGAAATCGGTGCTAATGACAGCAATGCTAGAGAAGAGAATGATGGGCATCCTTAG
- the LOC129880357 gene encoding F-box/kelch-repeat protein At3g23880-like, producing MESEASHQRPKRRKLRKLTQIPSTSSNSIPTLPDELIAAILVRVPVKYLLQFKCVSKNWFDLISSPEFVKTHLSFSAKDYTRHISLLQFERLEDSNMKYCSVSSLFHDDSVSEAFDLDCPMKNPPQGVYFSGSVNGLICLSNGFNELVIWNPSIRKFKKVLDFLPTQMGQCWFNCGFGYDEVHDDYKVVGIFSSMIKANFEAMIYSLKNDSLKTLEDFKPGLSYCGSPKFVKGKLHWITTRRGRQGITSIDLVDEKWGKLEQPCSYKEGDLNVGVLGGDLSVLCNSYERTHSDVWVMKEYGVKESWTKLYTIRFPENYTLSPPLFMYNEGEILFVFESTFAIYNTKNDSITYREVTNVDDSIEAELCIESLVCPDLQNND from the coding sequence ATGGAATCTGAGGCTTCTCATCAGCGCCCAAAACGGAGGAAACTCAGAAAGCTTACTCAAATTCCATCCACTTCAAGCAATTCAATCCCCACTTTGCCAGACGAACTCATCGCAGCAATTCTTGTAAGGGTTCCAGTCAAATACCTTTTACAGTTCAAATGTGTTTCGAAAAATTGGTTTGATTTAATTTCCAGCCCTGAATTTGTAAAAACCCATCTTAGTTTTTCCGCTAAGGATTACACCCGCCATATATCTCTGTTACAATTTGAAAGACTAGAAGACAGTAATATGAAATATTGTTCTGTCAGCTCTTTATTTCATGATGACTCTGTTAGTGAGGCATTTGATTTGGATTGTCCCATGAAAAATCCACCTCAAGGTGTTTATTTTTCGGGTTCTGTTAATGGGTTGATTTGTCTTTCCAATGGGTTTAATGAGTTGGTTATCTGGAATCCATCAATTAGAAAGTTCAAGAAAGTGTTAGACTTTTTGCCTACACAGATGGGTCAGTGCTGGTTCAATTGTGGTTTTGGATATGATGAGGTTCATGACGATTATAAGGTAGTGGGTATTTTTAGTAGCATGATTAAGGCCAATTTCGAGGCCATGATATatagtttaaagaatgattctTTGAAAACACTTGAAGATTTTAAACCTGGATTGAGTTACTGTGGTTCGCCTAAATTTGTGAAGGGAAAGCTTCATTGGATTACTACGCGTAGAGGTCGTCAGGGCATCACGTCTATTGATTTGGTTGATGAGAAATGGGGAAAGTTGGAGCAGCCCTGCAGCTACAAAGAAGGAGATTTGAACGTTGGCGTGTTGGGAGGTGATCTTTCAGTGCTCTGTAATAGTTATGAGAGAACTCACTCTGATGTGTGGGTAATGAAGGAATACGGAGTTAAGGAGTCTTGGACAAAACTATATACCATAAGGTTTCCTGAGAACTATACGCTTTCTCCGCCCCTTTTCATGTATAATGAAGGTGAAATTCTTTTCGTGTTTGAATCAACTTTTGCGATATACAATACAAAGAATGACTCTATCACATATCGAGAGGTTACTAATGTTGATGACAGTATTGAGGCAGAACTCTGCATCGAAAGCCTAGTTTGTCCAGATCTACAAAACAATGATTGA
- the LOC129880358 gene encoding protein trichome birefringence-like 2 yields MDLKKLPFSDQFGSSSRRKVVVSGFGLGVAASFIFLCILLLNYSFKSPFVTPVFSGFSHSDNNNTSSTRISWPFSFSNASVSFSSKVSHNVKNGTFSLQETKKIDELNGSGVDATANFSNFSGKGTVLGEKGGILGNNHVSDFSEKVKNESFIVQESGITKKTHQVNGSQVDGKGTVLGIQDSTKYNVTSTYIEDVVGSSDGDRKKVAVVEGKGGLSVEKNGVLFQSDGKSLIRRDKDFYGNCDIYDGEWVRDDTKPYYPPGSCPIIDRDFDCHLNKRPDAEFIKWRWQPYACDIPSLNATDFLERLRGQKLVFVGDSLNRNMWESLVCILRHSIRDKKRVYEISGRHEFKKKGFYAFRFEDYNCSVDFVSSPFLVRQSAFKGKNGSFETLRLDLMDKTTSMYSDADIVIFNTGHWWTHEKTSRGEDYYQEGNHVHGRLKVLEAYKRAISTWARWVDQNFDGSRTQIIFRGYSVTHFRGGPWNSGGQCHKETEPIFKRAYLAKYPSKMRVLHHVLHNMTTPVIYMNISRLTDYRKDGHPSIYRKEYKTVEEQIAGVHSQDCSHWCLPGVPDTWNELLYASLLKSRKGSWKN; encoded by the exons ATGGACTTGAAGAAACTCCCATTTTCTGATCAATTTGGTTCTTCTTCAAGAAGAAAGGTAGTTGTTTCTGGATTTGGTTTGGGTGTTGCTgcttctttcatttttctttgtaTTCTATTGTTGAATTATTCCTTCAAATCTCCATTTGTAACCCCTGTTTTTAGTGGTTTTAGTCACagtgataataataatacttcTAGTACCCGCATTTCTTGGCCATTCTCTTTCTCTAATGCTAGTGTTAGTTTCAGTTCCAAGGTTTCACACAATGTGAAAAATGGAACCTTTAGTCTtcaagaaaccaagaaaattgatgaattgaatGGGTCTGGAGTTGATGCAACTGcaaatttttccaatttttctggGAAAGGAACAGTTTTAGGGGAAAAGGGGGGAATTTTAGGAAATAACCATGTCTCCGATTTCTCTGAAAAGGTAAAAAATGAAAGCTTTATTGTTCAAGAATCAGGAATTACCAAGAAAACCCATCAAGTGAATGGGTCACAAGTTGATGGGAAAGGAACTGTTTTGGGTATCCAAGATTCCACCAAGTATAATGTGACCTCAACTTATATTGAGGATGTTGTGGGATCAAGTGATGGTGATAGAAAAAAAGTTGCAGTGGTTGAGGGAAAAGGGGGTTTATCTGTGGAGAAGAACGGTGTATTGTTTCAAAGTGATGGAAAATCATTGATTAGACGCGACAAGGATTTTTACGGGAATTGTGATATATATGATGGTGAATGGGTTAGAGATGACACGAAGCCATACTATCCTCCGGGTTCTTGCCCTATTATTGATAGAGATTTTGATTGTCACCTTAATAAGAGGCCAGATGCTGAGTTTATCAAGTGGAGATGGCAGCCATATGCTTGTGACATACCGAG CCTCAATGCAACTGATTTTCTGGAGAGATTGAGAGGGCAAAAGCTTGTTTTTGTGGGGGACTCCTTGAATAGGAACATGTGGGAGTCCCTTGTTTGCATTCTTCGCCACAGTATCCGAGACAAAAAGCGAGTTTATGAGATATCAGGAAGGCATGAATTCAAAAAGAAGGGCTTCTATGCGTTCAGATTTGAG GATTATAACTGTTCTGTGGATTTTGTTAGCTCTCCATTTCTTGTCAGACAATCAGCTTTTAAAGGAAAGAATGGTTCTTTCGAGACACTAAGATTGGATTTGATGGACAAGACGACTTCAATGTATAGTGATGCTGATATTGTAATTTTCAACACTGGTCATTGGTGGACTCATGAGAAAACCTCCAGAGG GGAAGACTACTACCAGGAAGGTAATCATGTGCATGGAAGGCTCAAGGTTTTAGAGGCATACAAGAGAGCCATTTCCACTTGGGCAAGGTGGGTGGATCAGAACTTCGATGGAAGCAGAactcaaattatttttagaGGATATTCGGTCACACACTTCAG GGGAGGTCCATGGAACTCAGGTGGGCAGTGCCATAAAGAAACCGAACCAATATTCAAGAGGGCTTATTTAGCAAAGTACCCTTCAAAGATGAGAGTCCTACATCACGTCCTTCATAATATGACGACCCCTGTCATTTACATGAACATTAGTAGGCTTACAGACTATCGGAAAGATGGTCATCCATCGATATACAGAAAGGAGTACAAGACAGTAGAGGAACAAATAGCTGGAGTGCACTCTCAGGATTGCAGTCATTGGTGCCTACCAGGAGTACCGGACACTTGGAACGAGTTGTTATATGCATCTCTCCTGAAAAGCAGAAAAGGTTCTTGGAAGAACTGA